A genomic stretch from Malus domestica chromosome 15, GDT2T_hap1 includes:
- the LOC139191987 gene encoding uncharacterized protein: MFSSVVDVLDMIVEDCYNDSASEAKRLLKDLQSFEFVFLLFLMKSILGVTNDLSQALQKKDQEIVNAMALVKTCKEQLRCMRNDENFDLLVDKVSSFCVEHEIEVPNMDDLYVIQGKSLHKAPRKTNHHHYKVELFSEVIDFQLTELDDHFTKGNIELHICLACLSPNDSFVAFDKEKLVRPAHMYPKDFTDRDRSALQDQLDIYIHFVRSNNDFSQLQGINELAKKMVKKGLYRTFAYVYLLVQLALVLPVATASVERAFSAMNIIKSQLRNKMGDQWLSDILVVYIEKDVFSCIGNEATMEHFQTMKPLRGRLN; the protein is encoded by the coding sequence ATGTTCTCATCTGTGGTGGATGTGCTTGACATGATTGTTGAAGATTGCTACAATGATAGTGCTAGTGAAGCAAAAAGGTTATTAAAAGATTTACAATCTTTTGAGTTTGTATTCCTCCTCTTTTTGATGAAATCCATATTAGGAGTTACAAACGATTtgtcacaagcattgcaaaaaaaagatcaagagattgtgaatgcaatggctTTAGTCAAGACATGTAAAGAACAACTACGTTGCATGAGGaatgatgaaaattttgatctttTGGTTGATAAAGTATCATCTTTTTGTGTTGAACATGAAATTGAGGTGCCTAATATGGATGATTTATATGTCATTCAAGGGAAATCATTGCATAAGGCTCCAAGAAAGACCAATCATCATCATTACAAAGTGGAGCTCTTTTCTGAGGTCATTGATTTCCAACTTACAGAATTAGATGATCATTTCACTAAAGGTAATATTGAATTGCATATTTGCTTGGCATGTTTGAGTCCGAATGATTCATTTGTAGCTTTTGATAAAGAGAAGCTTGTTCGCCCTGCTCATATGTATCCTAAAGATTTCACGGATCGAGATAGATCGGCACTTCAAGATCAACTTGATATTTACATTCATTTTGTGCGTTCTAATAATGATTTTTCTCAATTGCAGGGGATTAATGAGCTTGctaagaaaatggtgaagaaaggGTTGTATCGAACATTTGCATATGTATATTTGCTTGTTCAGTTGGCTTTGGTTTTACCAGTTGCAACTGCTTCAGTGGAGAGGGCATTTTCTGCTATGAATATCATTAAGAGTCAACTTCgcaacaaaatgggagatcaatggttgagtgacatcttagttgtttacattgagaaagatgttttttcatgtattggtaatgaagctacCATGGAACATTTTCAGACTATGAAACCTCTTCGTGGACGCTTGAATTAG